In a genomic window of Siniperca chuatsi isolate FFG_IHB_CAS linkage group LG1, ASM2008510v1, whole genome shotgun sequence:
- the dhdh.2 gene encoding trans-1,2-dihydrobenzene-1,2-diol dehydrogenase isoform X2, producing the protein MATRWAICSAGKISHDFTVALKTLPPEDHQVVAVAARKLEDAQEFAKKHSISRAYGSYEELARDPDIDVVYVGVIHPYHLSTCLLFMNAKKNVLCEKPLAMNTKEVQEILASAKTNDVFFMEAIWTRFFPASVEIKRLLAQGDVGEVKMVRSEFGIPLTHVPRSVQKELGGGAMLDIGVYCLQFICMVYNGEKPECIQATGVCMETGVDETVVVTLKFSKNRMAVFICSSGMQLPNDAIIVGTKGTIRVPEHMWCPTSLVVNGKETQYPVPEPYLPLNFFNSTGMRYEAEEVRQCLLKGLKESAVMSHADSLLLAEVEDEVRRQVGVV; encoded by the exons ATGGCAACCAGGTGGGCAATCTGTAGCGCGGGGAAGATCAGTCATGACTTCACGGTAGCCCTGAAAACTCTTCCTCCTGAAGACCATCAG GTTGTGGCTGTGGCAGCTCGCAAGTTAGAGGATGCACAGGAGTTTGCCAAAAAGCACAGCATCTCTAGAGCATACGGCAGCTATGAGGAGCTGGCCAGAGATCCGGACATAG ATGTGGTGTATGTTGGAGTTATCCACCCCTACCATCTGAGCACTTGTCTGCTCTTTATGAACGCCAAGAAGAATGTGCTGTGTGAGAAGCCGCTGGCCATGAACACCAAGGAGGTGCAGGAGATCCTGGCCTCTGCCAAGACGAATGATGTCTTCTTCATGGAG GCTATCTGGACCCGATTCTTCCCGGCCTCAGTGGAGATCAAACGGCTGCTGGCCCAGGGGGACGTGGGCGAGGTGAAGATGGTGAGATCGGAATTCGGTATACCGCTGACGCACGTGCCGAGATCGGTGCAGAAGGAGCTGGGCGGAGGAGCAATGCTAGATATTGGCGTCTACTGCCTGCAGTTCATATGCATGGTGTATAATGGAGAGAAGCCAGAGTGCATCCAGGCCACGGGGGTCTGCATGgagacag GAGTGGATGAGACTGTAGTTGTAACTCTGAAGTTCTCCAAGAACAGGATGGCAGTGTTTATTTGCTCTTCGGGTATGCAGCTGCCCAATGACGCCATTATTGTGGGTACAAAGGGCACCATCAGG gTGCCTGAACATATGTGGTGCCCCACATCATTGGTGGTGAATGGGAAGGAGACTCAGTACCCAGTGCCAGAACCTTATTTACCTCTCAACTTCTTCAACAGCACAGGGATGCGTTACGAAGCAGAGGAAGTTCGACAGTGTTTGCTCAAAG GGCTGAAGGAGAGTGCAGTTATGTCCCATGCTGACTCTCTCCTGCTGGCTGAGGTGGAGGACGAGGTTCGCAGGCAGGTGGGGGTGGTGTAA
- the dhdh.2 gene encoding trans-1,2-dihydrobenzene-1,2-diol dehydrogenase isoform X1: protein MSRCADTNTALVSNALRLVRTRRGFSLRADCLSQLFLPIVVAVAARKLEDAQEFAKKHSISRAYGSYEELARDPDIDVVYVGVIHPYHLSTCLLFMNAKKNVLCEKPLAMNTKEVQEILASAKTNDVFFMEAIWTRFFPASVEIKRLLAQGDVGEVKMVRSEFGIPLTHVPRSVQKELGGGAMLDIGVYCLQFICMVYNGEKPECIQATGVCMETGVDETVVVTLKFSKNRMAVFICSSGMQLPNDAIIVGTKGTIRVPEHMWCPTSLVVNGKETQYPVPEPYLPLNFFNSTGMRYEAEEVRQCLLKGLKESAVMSHADSLLLAEVEDEVRRQVGVV from the exons ATGAGCAGATGCGCAGACACGAATACAGCTCTTGTTTCAAACGCATTACGTCTCGTTAGGACTCGGCGAGGCTTCTCGCTCCGTGCAGACTGTCTATCTCAGTTGTTTCTGCCGATT GTTGTGGCTGTGGCAGCTCGCAAGTTAGAGGATGCACAGGAGTTTGCCAAAAAGCACAGCATCTCTAGAGCATACGGCAGCTATGAGGAGCTGGCCAGAGATCCGGACATAG ATGTGGTGTATGTTGGAGTTATCCACCCCTACCATCTGAGCACTTGTCTGCTCTTTATGAACGCCAAGAAGAATGTGCTGTGTGAGAAGCCGCTGGCCATGAACACCAAGGAGGTGCAGGAGATCCTGGCCTCTGCCAAGACGAATGATGTCTTCTTCATGGAG GCTATCTGGACCCGATTCTTCCCGGCCTCAGTGGAGATCAAACGGCTGCTGGCCCAGGGGGACGTGGGCGAGGTGAAGATGGTGAGATCGGAATTCGGTATACCGCTGACGCACGTGCCGAGATCGGTGCAGAAGGAGCTGGGCGGAGGAGCAATGCTAGATATTGGCGTCTACTGCCTGCAGTTCATATGCATGGTGTATAATGGAGAGAAGCCAGAGTGCATCCAGGCCACGGGGGTCTGCATGgagacag GAGTGGATGAGACTGTAGTTGTAACTCTGAAGTTCTCCAAGAACAGGATGGCAGTGTTTATTTGCTCTTCGGGTATGCAGCTGCCCAATGACGCCATTATTGTGGGTACAAAGGGCACCATCAGG gTGCCTGAACATATGTGGTGCCCCACATCATTGGTGGTGAATGGGAAGGAGACTCAGTACCCAGTGCCAGAACCTTATTTACCTCTCAACTTCTTCAACAGCACAGGGATGCGTTACGAAGCAGAGGAAGTTCGACAGTGTTTGCTCAAAG GGCTGAAGGAGAGTGCAGTTATGTCCCATGCTGACTCTCTCCTGCTGGCTGAGGTGGAGGACGAGGTTCGCAGGCAGGTGGGGGTGGTGTAA